One part of the Nitrospinota bacterium genome encodes these proteins:
- a CDS encoding tetratricopeptide repeat protein, with product MRANSLLSALLCVILSLAACGDRDQALYEEAEKLWLNGRQSESVSKLRVVVEEYPSSSFAGRALFKLGEIHYLDLNEPDKAIEFFARVGEKEKNGELDLKAKNYIAEIYEQSLKKYDLAVMQYQRILNEHKGKVSEEEYRFKIGSAYFRKGDFQQAIVEYQSLLDKYPGGAYTLDSQYQIANSKFILNDAKGALTLFQKIMEASPKSKYEYDIRLGIAICYEEMEQQARALEEYNDLKQRYPDKPLIDRKIESIKKRLAKKSQPSEIKKVRTVPNPHARH from the coding sequence TTGAGAGCGAATAGTCTTCTATCGGCGCTCCTGTGTGTGATCCTGTCGCTGGCCGCCTGTGGCGACAGGGATCAGGCCCTGTATGAAGAGGCCGAAAAACTGTGGCTAAACGGCCGCCAGTCCGAGTCCGTTTCCAAGCTGCGGGTGGTGGTGGAGGAATATCCCAGCTCTTCTTTCGCCGGCAGGGCGCTTTTCAAGCTGGGCGAAATTCATTACCTGGACTTGAACGAGCCGGACAAGGCGATAGAGTTTTTCGCGCGGGTGGGAGAAAAGGAAAAAAACGGCGAACTGGACCTTAAGGCGAAGAACTATATCGCCGAGATATACGAGCAGTCGCTCAAAAAATACGACCTCGCCGTGATGCAATACCAGCGCATCCTCAACGAACACAAAGGCAAGGTCAGCGAGGAGGAGTACCGCTTTAAAATTGGCTCGGCGTATTTCCGCAAAGGGGATTTTCAGCAGGCGATAGTGGAGTACCAAAGCCTTCTGGACAAGTATCCCGGCGGCGCTTACACGCTCGATTCGCAATATCAGATCGCCAACAGCAAGTTCATACTCAACGACGCCAAGGGCGCCTTGACGCTTTTCCAGAAAATCATGGAAGCTTCGCCCAAAAGCAAGTACGAGTATGACATCCGGCTCGGGATAGCCATCTGCTACGAGGAAATGGAGCAGCAGGCCAGGGCCCTGGAGGAATACAACGACTTGAAGCAGCGCTATCCGGACAAGCCGCTCATAGACCGTAAAATCGAATC